From Solibacillus sp. FSL W7-1464:
TTCATTTCGCTTCCTTCAAAATAAACATGGTAATAGGAATCCACCATTTTAAAATGCATTTTTTCATACCAGTTTTGAACCCATTGATCATCTCTTGTCCACGCCTCAAAACGATTAATATTCATTTCTTTTGCTTTAGTTTCGGCAGCATCGAGTAGTTGTTGTCCTATTCCTTGACGGGAAAAATCCGGATGAACCGCAATGTGCCAAATCATTGCACCTAATCCTTCTCCTCTAGAGCAAACCGTTCGTTCTACTTTTTCAACTTCTACATCAATAAGCCCAACAATTTGACCATCTAACTCTGCGACTAGCTCAATCGCCGAATTTTGATAGTGTTCTTTTTTATTTAATACATTATCAAAATAAGCCGTCTGTAAAAATGCAAGTGTTCGACATCTTACCCAACCAGTTTCATCAGTAACTCTATAGTTTCTAATAATCACTCTACTACCTCCGGATTTTAGGAACCACGCAGTTTATAGGGGATTTATACGCTTATTCCTTAAAATAGATACACCCCGTTTAATTTGTTTGTGAATTTCATCATATACCGCCTCCTTTACTACCGATTATTTGAATTTTACCATACATTCCCAGTAGATAGACCGATAAATAGGTATTTCACTATTCGTCATAGGGTCATAAAAAGAGGCAAGCACCATTCTTATTGCAGAATCTCGCCTGGATGTTTAAGATTTCTATTTAACGAAAGTCTCCATTTTCAAAAAGGCCTCTAAGTTTTTTGCGACAGCGTCAGTATTTGTTAATGGTAGGTAATGTTGGCCTTTATCAATGCAAACTACTTTAGCTTGCTCAAATTGTTCATTGAAAATAGTCGCTTTGTTGAGAGATATCTCATCTGTAGAAGCTTCTGCAATCAATAAAACAGTCGGAACAGCTATTTCCTTTAAGCAATAATTCGTTGAACTGATTTCTTTTGATAAAGAGTTATAAGCTGCTTCACAACAATGGTGCGCATAAAAATCGCCTTGTTTCATATAATTGTTCAAAAAATAATTTTCAAAATTAATATAGGCCTGACTTTCAAGATTAGGCATAGAATAGGTTAATTCCTTAACGGCATTTCTAATATCATCAAAATTTTCAATGGCAGATGGCAGCTCCACATCCTCGTGCGGTTCATTTCGTTCACCTAAAAAGTAATGCCCCCCATCCAGTAAAGCTAATGACCTAACATATTCAGGATAACTGGAGGTAAATGCCTGAATAACCCAAGCTCCTAAAGAGTTGCCTAAAAAATGGGCTTTACCGATATTCAGTGAATTAAGTGTTTGTTTTATGTATTCACAAAAAGCAGGGATTGAATAGTCATCTACTTGTTCCTTATTACTTCCCGGCAGATCAAATACTAACCAACGATAGTTATTCATTTTGTTAGCCAAAGGTTGGAACATTTCTCTGCGTTCCCCTAAAGCTGGAATCGCAACAATTACTTCATTTAAATTTATATTTCCATAAATCTCATACATCGATGTGTACCTGCTTTCAAAATATCTTTTTACAAATTATAACATTATGTGTTCAAACATTCATTTCGGCATTTTTATGTTTGGTATATCTGAAATAAAGTGAAAAATACATTCCGGTACAAACAGTTAATAAATAATATAAGGCCAACTGTAAGGTGAAATTTAAGAAAAGATAATATCCTATACCAAAGTTAACAATCACAAGACCTATCAGTGATTTTAAATTATCTATAAAATTACTGAAAAGAGGAATGATCAATGGTACTACTATTGAGCAGCTAATCAATAAAATGCCTACTAATCCACCAGCTACAATGATCGCAATCATAGCTCCTGCTGCATTGTCTAAATCTTTCACAGCAGAGAAAGCATCATTCTGAAATTTCTCCATAAATAACCTCGAACAAATAAATGATATAAATACGATAAGGGCTGTAATACATTGATTTTCACATAGCAAGGCACTGGATTCTGTAAACTTTTGTTTTCTCATATACCCTCCCCTATTCAATTTTATTTAAATTATAGAGATAGACGGAATTTCAAATGTGAAGTTGCTTGGTCTATTCATTTACAATGTTAAGCCGTGATGATGTTGTCAAATGATATTGTGGTAACGTTTATTAAACCTTTCATTATTCATAGAATTTATAGTAGTATTATGATTAACAATAAGAAGAAGAGGTGTTTGCCAATGCCATTAACGCACGAATTTGGAATCATAAAAGATATTACCGAAGAATCTTACAAGAGCTATGCACCTGAGAAATCTCAATGTATTTCAGTAGATGATGATATAATAACAAATTTAATAGGGCCTTTATCGTTAATGAAAACTTATTTCCATTCTTTACATCGTCCTGAATACGGATTGGCATATCACGGTATCACTATTATTCCACCAGAATCTTTACCCACATTTTTAGATATTGTTTTATCAGCTGATGAGAAACAGTGTGATGATTTAAACATACTGGGTCAAAAAATAATTCAAGCAAAACAGGAAAATAAATATATGATTCATTACGGCATTTGAACGTCTATTGATTTGAATGTACTTTTGAATTAGTGACAACCAGGATAATTGGACATACGCCTAGTCCCAATAAAAATGTTATTCAACAATATGGTCCTATAATTGAAAATGTATAACTAATGTTTCACCTGCAAATTATCCTGTAGTGTCTTCTCTGCAAGTTTAATGTTTTCTTTTAGAAATAAAGGGAGTTCCGGATGTGCAAGAATTTCTGATGTAGTCATCCAAATTACATCATCAACTTCTTCCGTACTTTTAGCGTAAGGTTCTCCGGATTTGTGATGACACAGGAAAACGATATCGATTACATTTATCCCTGATTCTGTCACGAAGGAGGAGCTATTTACATATTTGATGCCTGTAATTTCGCTACCTACCTCTTCAAAAACTTCCCGTTTTAATGTTCTTTCCAGAATATCCGACGAATCACCTTCAATTTCACACTTTCCCCCTACTAATGAGAGACCTCCACCGGCATGCTCTTCCTTTTCACTTCTGCGGATTAAAAGCCATTTCTCATTGCGACGAATTGCTCCTTCTACATTTACGACAAACATAAAGTACCCCCTGATTCAAATAAAATTTCGAATAACCGATTTTTTCTGCGTAATGCTCCAACTGCCACGTTGTTAATAGGTTCTCCTCTAATGTATCTACAATTTTTTGGACGATTTCACTATACATGACTGCCCACCACCGGGGTAGAACAAGACCCTTTATGTATAAATATTTCTTAGACTGTGCGCTTTCCTTACTCAAGGAAAGCGCGCAATAATTTTTAACAATTAATTAGCCTTATTATTATAGCAATCCTCACAAATTAGTCTTCCTTCATTTTGTATATAAGCTTTAATTTCAGTCATACCTTTTCGTTCTGGATA
This genomic window contains:
- a CDS encoding GNAT family N-acetyltransferase — encoded protein: MIIRNYRVTDETGWVRCRTLAFLQTAYFDNVLNKKEHYQNSAIELVAELDGQIVGLIDVEVEKVERTVCSRGEGLGAMIWHIAVHPDFSRQGIGQQLLDAAETKAKEMNINRFEAWTRDDQWVQNWYEKMHFKMVDSYYHVYFEGSEMNHKIQSNLPNLFLVNTFTHYVGNDIDQFKHNKRVHKCVCFERSFY
- a CDS encoding alpha/beta fold hydrolase; amino-acid sequence: MYEIYGNINLNEVIVAIPALGERREMFQPLANKMNNYRWLVFDLPGSNKEQVDDYSIPAFCEYIKQTLNSLNIGKAHFLGNSLGAWVIQAFTSSYPEYVRSLALLDGGHYFLGERNEPHEDVELPSAIENFDDIRNAVKELTYSMPNLESQAYINFENYFLNNYMKQGDFYAHHCCEAAYNSLSKEISSTNYCLKEIAVPTVLLIAEASTDEISLNKATIFNEQFEQAKVVCIDKGQHYLPLTNTDAVAKNLEAFLKMETFVK
- a CDS encoding short-chain dehydrogenase; translated protein: MPLTHEFGIIKDITEESYKSYAPEKSQCISVDDDIITNLIGPLSLMKTYFHSLHRPEYGLAYHGITIIPPESLPTFLDIVLSADEKQCDDLNILGQKIIQAKQENKYMIHYGI
- a CDS encoding NUDIX hydrolase yields the protein MFVVNVEGAIRRNEKWLLIRRSEKEEHAGGGLSLVGGKCEIEGDSSDILERTLKREVFEEVGSEITGIKYVNSSSFVTESGINVIDIVFLCHHKSGEPYAKSTEEVDDVIWMTTSEILAHPELPLFLKENIKLAEKTLQDNLQVKH
- a CDS encoding Fe3+ hydroxamate ABC transporter substrate-binding protein; translation: MFDIVPKCTKCDKEIKGNEMVFVKMRYPERKGMTEIKAYIQNEGRLICEDCYNNKAN